The DNA window AAATCTGTTTTATATCTGTTTATATCTGTTTATAGGCAATAAATTCGCCTGTTTCAAAAACATCATACCTCACATTCGGATTTTATGTCAACCTTTTTATGTAAACCTTTTTCTTCCATTATGTCATTTATCGCAATCGAAGCAAGCAGTATTCCGGCCGCTGGAGGCACAGTTGAAATGCTGCCTATCACGCCATCTGATTTTTTAATTGGAGCTTCTTTCGAGTATACAACCTTCAATCTCTTGATTTCTCTCTTTTTAAGTTCTTTTCGTATAACCTTTGCAAGTGGGCAAACGCTTGTCTTATGAATGTCATCAATTTGGAGCATTTCAGGATGCAGTTTATTTCCAGTTCCCATAGAGCTTACAATAGGAATTGAATTTTTTACGCAAAACTCAATCAACGCCAGCTTGCTTGTCACCATATCTATTGCATCTATTACATAATCG is part of the Peptostreptococcaceae bacterium genome and encodes:
- a CDS encoding tRNA threonylcarbamoyladenosine dehydratase, giving the protein AESLARAGIENIGLVDYDKIHISNINRQIHALDETVGESKVSVMKKRMESINPHVKVSIFPIMADESNIREILRTKPDYVIDAIDMVTSKLALIEFCVKNSIPIVSSMGTGNKLHPEMLQIDDIHKTSVCPLAKVIRKELKKREIKRLKVVYSKEAPIKKSDGVIGSISTVPPAAGILLASIAINDIMEEKGLHKKVDIKSECEV